GCACAGGAAGTGAAACAGCAGCCTATCTGCCTAAATTCACACATTCGCATATCTGGAAAACCATGTTTTCTAATGTCACTTTACAACAAGGGGGTAGTCtttgtaaatgatattttagACTCACAAAATCAGCTTTTAACATTGCAAGACTTTATATAAAAATTTGGGGATACCTGTGCAGAGTTTAACTATAATCAAATAATATCAGCCATTCCGAGTAATTGTCATCAATATGTAGTTATTGTAGGGAAGAAGACGAATCAGGTTTGATTTGGGGCCTCTTTGACTTTGATCTTGGTACTGTAGGTTGACTTTTGTGTTAATTGGGCATCTCCGCACCTCTGCTTGATTTTAATTATTAACAGAAGGGACTCCAGAGGTGCATAGATAGTCTCCAGAGGAAGGTTTCTGTTGCCCCTGTCTACATAtttttgttggcatccgtctgtctcggaagacaatggtaggcggacgggtttaagatgacccgtctgcctggcctgcacttgggtttttaagaatgaatgaatgaagacctttattgtacattcatacccactgggtttagtacaggtcacaacaaatgatacaacatgatataatgatacaatgaatctacactactcaaggatcgtattctactgcgtacattcggcttcttctcgtttctttgtgatattgaaaatgtaagaacagatatgctttataagtaaaggcttgtctagattcataaggaatataaatttgtctatattacttagttgtatgaagtgggggaacatggattctattagtctgtagagttcagctctctctttcttgtacaaactacattctactacaaaatgatgttcgtcttctaacttatctagattgcagtatctacatattcgttgttctagaggagtgcggttatgtcttccggtttcgatgtgtaatttgtggcaactgactcgtagttttgtgacggccgtcctgtgccgaatattgtcaatatccaggtattgttccacattataagtggacttgaacagtctgtaagacctcaatttgtttttagcggatccacctttgttgtcattgtgtatctctcttagaaaagtttgaaaataaatgtctttcagacgctgattgatagaattgataatttgagacgaatttgtattgtgctgtagaggacaatgccatacataaccatagccgcattcctccagtgactggcgaactcctgacgcccaacacttggctccagccttgtctaaatctatctggcaagaaggagcgtctgactggaaactgtctgctggtactttctggcgaagtctaattaagtgtttaatagcatttagggaggcttccaaatgaatggggaacctccctaactcggctctagcggcgaggccacttgtggatcttggcacgtgtagggtttgcttacagaattttagatgtattgTTTCAATAGGACAGGATTTGGGGCTTTTAACAGAACCCCAGATTTCCGATCCATAGAGAATTATGGGATtaacacatgtatcaaaaagtttgtttctgacagacaaaGGAGCATCGGCTTTGTCTAGGGATTGATTTATCCCGAATAAAGCTTTCAGACCCTTACTGTACAAGTGTTTGTTGTTCGCCTTGAAAGTACCCGCAGAATTGACAacaatacctaaataacaatagtttgtcactatttcaacaggattgttcttatacatgaaatacacatcTTTTGGTATACGACCACCCTtagtgaaaacaattatttttgttttcctaaggttcacatttaggtgccatgtttgacagtattcttctagtctattcaaagaacattgtagaccttgtttggattcagagaaaagaactaaatcatctgcatacaatagacaagagacacgcttactgtacatagttggggggttacaaatatcattatcaaagacagatgtaatatcacttaaaaataaattgaataaagttgGGCTTAAATTACAACCCTGtctgacaccacagtttgtgaCAAAAGGTTCAGTCAGACCTTGACTGTATTTCACAcgatttgtagtttttgaatacatgtctttgataGTTCGAAGAAAGTTGCCCTGTATACCTAacttgtttaatttgtaaaggAGGCCATTTCTCCAGACGGAGTCGAACGCTTTACTAAAATCTACGAAACATGCAAAGAGACGGGAATTTTTACTTAGATACTTGCTAACTAATGTACTTAACACGAAAAGATTATCTGTAGTTCTAAAGTTCTTCCTAAACCCTGCCTGATGGGGTTTGAAAAGACTATTGTTTTCGGCATAACTAACTAAGCGATTGTTTAATATAGAGGAGAATAGTTTACATAAGCAGCTAATTATGGAAATTCCGCGGTAGTTGTCTGGGAGAGATGGGTCGCCGGATTTGTGAATTGGAACAATGTGGCTAAGGGACCACTCCTGTGGGTAATACCCGTTTTGCAGACAATTGTTAAAAAGTTGCAGGAGTGGCGTTTGAAGTACCgatttaccaaatttcaacatttcatttaagatcaaatcatttccactcgatttattgttcttgaggtttgaaatggcaTTATATAATTCTTCTGAAGTTATAGGGGAATCTAGAACAGATGGATTAGTAGCGGAGGACGACGGATTTAGTTGATCGTTTTCCGGAATTGGAGAGTCGTTTGTACCATTATTAGGGAGTTTGTCTAAATTGCTAAAATGTTCAAACCACTCTTCTTCTGAGATTTGAttattttcttgcgttttcgTCGGTTTTAGCTTATTAATTAAGTTCCAAAAGgcggtgaaggaggggtgtgcacgtccttctccatcctctcgtccactgggacactagtcctacaggggcaactgtatgcaacgtgtatgcaacgttgtttggagtttccgtctcctaggaggacttccgaccaaggatgcaaggggttcctcctacccctgactcatgtgtcatggcgggtgcgtcgtgcccgaacatgcccctatggcctgtcaccaccacaaaggcctgtcactgccactagccgcagctatgtacacctgagttaggtgaggaaagtcgtgtaaagtgcctttcccaagggcacaagatcggtgacacggcaagcggatttgaaccccggacctctcgggcctgagaccaacgcgctcccgatcgtgccacgcgatCCCACGTGGCTACATAAGGGTCAGGCTAAATCTGAGTGGGCCACCATTATGTGCCATGCCATTTACCAAGaggggtgtgtctgtgtgattgACAGTGAAACTTAAGAACCTTTGTATTAATTGTGATTAtagagtacattgtatgtggataggttttgggaagatgaagatcaaagtcaattttggcccTTAAGTTGCTTGCTCTGGACTTCGTGAACTTTATTATCTATAATTCcataatgtttttttcatgaTGAGACGTAACTACATAACGTAACATTTGTACtttatggcaggtggaacatatACAGGTAcgaactatgcaaattagggtctgtATAGTTGATGTAACTATTCCACGATTCCTTGGTAAATGACACTTTCATTTCATATGTGTGATATGTGTAACGTAGTTAAAGTTAATTACCATGCATAGATGGTAAATGTgagtcatttgtataattataaAATGGAATTCTGCTAAAGGAACAGACTTTCACATGCACAATGTATTCTATCAGTTTCGTAGAGAGACCATCATTTAGAACAGCCATATTTGCGCATTTagccatatttgcataatcattgagacaagataaaacaagaaatttacaaaaactgaatatttcatgcagatatgaggtctccaaactcttgttgtCTATGTActggtgaattaatgtgatacaGGGgtgttatcacattttttctCCAATAGACACAAATTTAGGCCATCTTTTACTGTTTTCAAATCTTTTACTAGTGAATTAAAATATAATGTGATAGAGGAgcgctatcacattttttcaccaGAGAGTACTCAGGAAGATGACGTTTTGCACAGCCACACCAAGAATAGATAACAGAGCCAGGAATAGAGGCCCGGGCAGCTGTATAGCACACCTGCAAATTGGCGGCCCGACAGAGTCGCTTTCATCTTTCATCTTGTTTCGTTGACTTACGATACTtgtcgtaacgttacatgtacagagTCTGTCACGGAGGATCTTTCAACCCGAATGGTTGATCTTTTACATCTTTTATCTGCGGCATCTCATTGATTATGTCTCCTTGATGATCTAACCAGAATATGCTAACTAAGTGTGATGGCCGATTATTTATAGTGGTAAATCTGTAAGAAGGCATTACGGGCTATGCCACGCAAACGTTGACACGAAAGGTGGTACCTCTGTGAAACTAGCGGCTTAAAATACAAAACTGAGCATTTGATGTTTCACGTATCAGTACATATTTCATTACGCACGATTAGCTCCGAACAAAGTTACTTCTGGCTTTATGCCTCTCCATAATGACTCTCCATTATAAACTTCAATACTTGAATTCAATATGGCCAAAtctttgacaaaatttcatcCGACAGCGTGTTCAAAAGGTTTAATATGATCACtataatcatatcaacaaaGGAGTATCTTACCGAAGCGGTGGTACGTTGGcgacatcatgaaaacaaatcttttaccctttacttgtttttttgtctttttggtCATACTTGTGCATGTTTTGCCATAATTGCAAGGGAAACACAGCTTCACAACAACGACGCCAACGCACCCAATCAAGTGAGATACCCCCTGAAGGGACTTCACTGTAACAAGAAAATACCTGGCTTCTGTAAGGAGAGTGAATGCCGTTCGCGTGGCAAGGGTGCTCGAGGCTAACCGCATTTCTCTGCTGTATTGTCACAAAACCTCTGACGTTAGCGGAGTACCCTCTTCATATTGCACCTGAACGAATAAAGTTTAATTTGtaaaatatactagtaaccGTTATCAGTTCACGGGGGCGTTAGGACGTGGGCTCAGATCTGCGGTGGATCGGAGATAACAGGCTTTAGAGCTGTCACACTGCAATGACGCATGCATCTATAGTACGTCTATCAGACAGTGAAGCTGTGAAAATGTTACGCATTTAGCTTGCTATTCTTCGTGGCATACATACAAATTTAATGTTGGTAGGATGTGTTTATGTAGATGTACCCCTGCGATCCCATTGTTACCATTACCCACGTTGTAACCAAGACAGAAATACTTATGGAACTAGTGCAAAGTGCAAAACGGTGCAAAACAGTTCCTCAGCTCAGAGCGAATAGTCTGTTTGATATGGAATGGACATAACTGTTATGAAAGATACACTCCCACGCACACTGTAGACCTACAATAGTGTACAGACGTGTACTGTGTTTGTTTTCTAGTAGAAAACATCAGACCCTAGACTGTGTGTGATGTTTTATAGAATCCACCGTGGCAAACACCATAAAATACATGGGAAAATACAACCATTTATTGTGATGAATATAGATGTTTTCATTGGTACATTTCATCCGTAGTGGGATGCCAATTCACTCGGCCATTCATTGGATTCcagtgcaacaaaacaaacagtccATAAAGATTTGGGGGAAATGGGAACAATATGTCTTGACACTGATACTGGTTCGCAAATACCACCAAGATTTCTGTTACAAATCACCGAATATCTTATATATCAAATACGTATCCGTCCAATACATAGCATAGGACCATTGTACTCTTTAAGACAGTAGAAATCGTGGCTGTAATTTGAAATGCAACAAAGAAAGACGAAGATCAGACATGGCGAATTttactatacatgtacgtcaCTGTATCCTacatctgtatctttatctgtatctatatagcctgtataacagccgttcggcgtaacacaccagcttctgatACGTGATGAACAACAActaaaattgaaaattgtaaacgcagatttagtttgttttatttcgtctacaaaaataaaactactTCTAACTTGACGCATTAGTAATGCAGATTCTGATATGTGTATGTACGTTTGTTTAGATGTATACACCGAATAAGCTTTTTTATTGTATACTAAACGTAAATATGCTTATTTGAGGCTGACTCACATACTCAACAAACCTCTGCATTCTATTTTTGTAATATGTCAGCACAGCAATCTTTCACAACAATAGTAATAGAAACACGATCACGAACAAATTATCACAGAAGAGGCAGGGAGAACAAAACATGACgttaaaggccccctctcacttgacgtgcggcacgcttgcggcattgctgcgttcggaagatgctcaacgaatttcagagataaagaacgaattttcttacttgttgtgtattttgtggtcttctatgttacacttttacgtattgcgcaatatctgaattataacaaatcggagaaaataacaaaacggtaccgcagtgaacgaacgcagcaatgccgcaagcgtgccgcacgtcaagtgagagggggccttaagctaTAGACAGCTATTCACGCCGTCTATGCCGCTGACGCACTTCTTCTTTATGATGAACGCACAGCTCTACAATCTGACCAGGTCGTGACGTTAGTCCACGTACTAATGATAAGGAGTAGATACCTCTTGTGAACGTCACTAACTATATACTTAACCCGCATACATAATCGACTATCTTGCGCGTAAGGGAAAAACATATAGTGTGATTATAGTAATTTAATTCTTACGTCTTTCTCCggaatagtctgtgtaacgcaaacccCGCTATCatgagcttgtagactcctcccaGCAATTtaggacgggcctaagaagcTCCATCAGGCAATCTCCAGAACAGCTAAGTGCAACGGTAACACTTGCATGTTTCCGTAGGAAAAAAAGACATACTGACGGTTTTAAGATGCAGCCATATAGGGTGTGCGAAATACTGAGTTACACTTTCGTCTGTCTGACACATTTTCTTAGATTGACAACGTGGTCggcattttaaaaatttagtTTTAAAATATCAAACACACTTCTTTTCTCGTGTTGCACTTAAAGGTATTGATAAAATCTCAGTAGCAGTGTAAGTACTGTTTTATACTCAAGGATCTAACGTTATAGCATCCAATTTCTGCAAAAGATGTATCACATGTCTGCATTAAGCTCCTGTTATACATGGCCGAACATGGGTCCCGACCACAAGCcgactaaggcttaggtcacatttccaaactggggcccggccgggctgtttgttgAAACGAAAAATAGTGTACTACCGTGTACACATAAAAACATATCTACATAAATCTACGGCTATTCTCTCGATCTtcacgtcttgtgtagtttgcatttggtgtcttttatatcgtgcTTTTCGTTCACGAAGGCTGCCCGGCCGGCCTCGGTTGTGAAATGTGGCTTAggtcgcatttccaaaccggggcccggctgggatGTTTTGAGAAAcgaaaattgaaatgtatacctagaaatatgcacCTATCatcccatgaatcttattttgacattttgtgtattttgatgtcttttatatcattcttttcgctccggAAAGCTGtttggccgggccccggtttgaaactAATGGTCGCAGAtagttcgggagcagtctggTCAGTTGTAGCACACACCTATCTTTTAACGCCAACGATGTCTTAAGTATATCCCAACCATCCCTGATTAGTATATGACTTACTTAGAGTCTCGACTGAGCCCCCAATGTTATCTAACCTGCTACCAACCTTTCCGACCTCCAGTCACAGACTGTTGAATCTCTCCTGACTTATCTCCAACCAGACTTCTCGTGCACAACCGAACACCTGCCGACCACAGCCGACCTTGCTACCGAATCACTCTTAACTATGTTCGGGGAAGTTCGGGAGGCCGTGTCCTATGGGCTATGTGTAACCGGGGATTAACAGAAGATAATGTCGTATGCAGGAGCTACATCTTCTTGGCGCATTACACAATACCCTTAAAGTTATCCTGAAATGCCACCACACCGTTTCCTGGTGTTTCCTTGCACGGCAcaacaaaaatgtcctttttttcttgAGCAGGCGGACTGGGCTGCTGCTGACTGATCAACCAGAAGGTCCGCCTGTAGTTGTCTGGCATCAAGTCCTAGAAAACGTCAAATAACAATGGTAACGTCAGGAAAAATatctacaaaatgaaataaaacatcgCAAAAGACGGAATGAGATCTGATAAATTCATACCAACCGACCTGAGGTAGACATTTGCGTTTAAGCGCGTACCAATTGTACCTTTTATGCAGCGTGTTGTGTGCCTATAGGGCTGATACCACAGTTGGACTTCTCCATAGAAAACtatgttaaaatacactgaaacaaggcttcagaaaagtacAGAAAAGTGCTaaccccaatttcaatcttgcaaggaaaaagaagattttcaaggattttaagtggcACTATAATCTGCGCGACTCAACTGTGAGCCCTATACGTGGGCATCTCCATATATACTTTCTATACAATAACAGTGCAGCTATGACCACCTGAGGCATTTACAATGCAACGACAACTACGCCTAGCCTACGCGTCACTCACGAAATATTCTCAAATATTTTTGCCACAACTTATTTGAGCTTTTTGATTTCAGGAAAGTTTAAATCCCTGACCTTGATTGCCATAGGCGTGTCAGTCCGAGGGATGACGGTAAAGCCTCCCTGTGACGTCAGAGTGCGCATGGTATGGCAGGAGACTTGAATCCTATTCGCTAGAGGTGGAACATTACCATAAGATGTATACAGTAATGTAATCTTCAGACTGTGTGTATTACACGTGCTAATGGTGTGAGCTGTGAGGACATACAATCGgagctgcccaactagccgacGGCTACTTACAAGAACTATCTCTGTCGAAACTGTTGAAAAGTTGATCGCATATGACGTGTATACGTAATTAAACATAAAAGATCTTGAATACAAAAGATGCTCTATTAATATTGTGCATGTCTAAAGCAATAGTTGTGAAAACCACATCAGGTGTATGTTGGCAAGTTGGTTGCTATGCGACACCACGGGAGAGAAATAGATAAAAGGGAAATTGGTTGAGCCGGAAATTAGATACCCAGGCTGTATATCCACCCACTGCATCGCCCACGGGGTGCGAAACTCGTGTAATCAATTCCACAAAGACGCAGGACTTACGAAAGAACGTGGAGAACCTTACCTTCGCTGGTAGACTCCAGCTTTTGTGCAATGTTGACTGTGTGGCCGAAGACGTAGTACCGGGGTCGGTTGTATCCCACCACTCCCGCAACACATGGCCCTGAAATTACGGAGAGTAGTTATCTATCTCTGCCAAAACACGAGGCTCTTTGGCAAATTATAATGATATCATTGCCATAAACATATGACAGTCTTACAATGTacgtaagtacatgtattggaaGAGGGAAACCGAATTAGACGCTTTGGTGTGTGACAGCAGCATTAGAAACTGGGTTAGATCTTGCCacctgtttttacttcaatttttactacaaataatGATATAATTGCCATAAACATATGACAGTCTTACAATGTacgtaagtacatgtattggaaGAAGGAAACCAAATTAGACGCTTTGGTGTGTGACAGTAGCATTAGAAATTGGGTTAGATCTTGCCACCTGTTTTTACTTCTAAATAGCCCTCGTAGATAATTATGTGAACTACCTGTGTGGATCCCGATGCGGAGTCGTATCTTGCAGGAGACGAGCAGCGGGTTGAAGTTCTTGGCCACCGCCATGAAGCGGAGGGCCAGGGAGGCGATCTCGCCGGCGTGCCGGTCACCATTGGCCGAGGGTAGCCCAGACACAACCTGATACACCCCGCCTGGAACGAACAGATTAGGATGAAGTGTGACTTAAGATTGCTGACTAAGAAGTGATTTTCTGAGTTCCATAACCCGGCTGCACATCCACAATGAAAGGTGCCGGTGTCATTAGCACAGCACATTAGCTGAGCTTATCTGGAACCAACATAGTAAAGATTTGATTTGGTTTAACTCTTCTGTGGAAGTGTGTATGAatcccctgtcacacattcaggaccttctCCCGACATTACACCGACCACTAACCAACCAGCTGAAGATACATCACATTTTACCTATGTATACAGTACCGCTGAAGATACATCACATTTTACCTATGTATACAGTACCACTGAAGGTACATCACATTCAGCGATTGACTGACCTGAGCTCTCCACCTTGGTGACGTCATAGTCGTCGATGACAGAGTCGAAGGTGTGGTACAAGCGGTTCAGCACGTCCACTACCTGATGAGGGGACATCATGGCGGAGATGTCAGCAAAACCCACGATGGACGAGAACATCACTGTTACCtggaaacaaaaacagttaTTAAACACATATATATCACGCCACACAATGGACAAAAACATCACTAGCTCCTGAAGGCAAAGATGATGGTTCACAGTTGTGGTTGAACTACAtattattatgattttttttactaaattgttcaaagcaaAGCACTTCTATACAATGGACTAGATTGATGGATGGTGAGATTGTTATGCAATTATATTGCGATAAACGTTGGTTTTGAAAATTgtatacaggagagaaacagttGTCATCGAGTGAGTAGTCTTGAAATGGGAGAAGTTACACACAGACGATAAATAtacaacatttatttatttgtatacaACATTGTTGTCAAAACGGGGGGAGTTGGGAGTTTTGTTAGTAGGAGTGTAACGTCATACAGCGCCCTACCGTTTTGAAGTATTTGGCGGGAACGGCGTTGTTTTCCTTCATTTGGTTGGCAATGCACTTCGGAAAGATCTGACCCAGGAGAATTTCGGCCTTTTCTCGATCACATTCCAGCTCGTGTGTGAGATCCTTCAGTCGGCAGGCGATGGACTGCATGTCAGACGCCATCTTGTACACGCCGTACACTATCGGGGGGCTCACTATCATCATCGCGATCAGGATGACGACGTTCAGGGTGACTTTGGTACTACCAGCTTGAACTTGGGTCTGGAGATCTGTTAGAATGTTCTCTGAGAGCATTCCTTCCATGCTCTGAAGAATGCCGATGTAGCTTGTCATGTTGTCGAACCATTGGACCCCGGCCTCCGTTGTCGGACTTGCCACCGCATCACCGCTCTGAATCTGTTGGCGTTGTGTCGTGAGCGTCTTCTCCAGGGTACTGTTTCTGTACTGGCCGTCAAACATGTCGGCGATTTCAGTTGAGTACTTCAGAGCCATCTCGAAATAGGACATCGCGTAGAACTTCACCTTGTTGTACATGTTGGCTTCCTCTTTTAGCAGGTGACCTGCAATGAGAGAGTCGGAGATGGCTGTCTTGGCTACCTTTTGAAAGTTGCTACTACGGGTATGGTGAAAACTACACTCTAACAAGGATCTCATGACTCCGTGAAATATGTAGATTTTTCGTATGTCTTGCTGTTCATCACTCTATGATGAACATGGTAATGTCTGGTGAATGACTAGTTCTACACCTCTGAACTGTACTTCCTGCGACTACGACAGTTCTGGCTATTGCAGTCGTCTTCACACTAACTTCCTGCTGCTCTTTCGATAAatttggtatctcactgcacttggggtacctgtgcggcactgctgtgttcgttcactgcggcactgttgtgttatttttggcggttttttttataatttagatattgcgtaatacgtgcAAGTATGACTTCGTCTTCGTTTTCGTCTTGTATACCCTCTAAAAACCCCTGCTGGGGTGtcgctgaggggggggggggggctaggaCTAGGGCAAGGCAGCCAAACCGGCCTTAAAGGCCTCGACTGACGGGGCCTGGGCAGTGTGCCCCGGCAGTCTGGTCCACTCGACAACCGTTcgagggaaaaaagaaaacttaaaacagtCTCTTTTAGCTGTGGTTAACTGATATTTAAACATGTGACTTCCTCTGGTTCTGCGTTGGGCAGGTTTAAGATACTGAGTTGGGGATATGTTTATGATGCCATTCACAATTTTATGGAAAGTGATTAGACGTGcgtctctccttctgtcagcGAGGAATGGCCATTGTAGGCttgtgacttagaagacaacaaaacgtaacattccttatctctgaaattcgttgaaatccgccgcagtgccacaccggtgaccagagtgtagtgagataccacattaatACATTCAAACTACTAGGGACACAAACATTAGCAACGCCTACTATTGCCGGCATGCCGCCGTGCGTATGCGGGATCAACGCGTTGTAAACACGTACAAGGATGTAGATGCAGCGAACAGGCCTGACCTAAATTATTTTGTAATCAAATGCAAGGAACATGTTGCATGTAAAGAAAACTGTTTATTTGATTTCTCCAGCTTAATAAAGCAGACTCCACTTCAACCATGTTAAGTGTGCTCTAGTCATTGCAGGCAATTTTCACATTCAATCATGGTGGCAAATTGCCATCCTTTTATCCACGATTTCTGTTCACAGCTTGTTAAGTACTCTTAACGTCGTAacgtcatatatatatattacatctGAGGTTCGTTGGTCCTATGACGAACTTTCAATTAtgatatcagatcaatctgttaTACTCGAGGGACCTTCGAGTGAGCATTGTCTCTACGATGTCAAAATGGAGAGTACCATGGTACCAGTATATGTACTTAAAAGTACCAGAGTTATAAACCCAGAATtgttgtgttcaaaaattcgttttCTCGTAGAAAAACCTTCCCAGAGCTCTAAACAGCGCTCACAgtagttagatgtgcaaaggttaggtgtgaagCACCGCTTGCCTGTGAACCCAGGCTGTGTAATACCTAGCCCCACGGCGGTTATATGTATTATCCTAGTACAAAGACAAAGCTGACGCCCAAAGTTGCTCCCAGAATGTCATCCCGATGGAATACAAAGCATTATCCAAGCTTTGTAAAATCGAACAGAGAGGGCTTTTACATCAATGCAGTACCAAAT
The window above is part of the Branchiostoma floridae strain S238N-H82 chromosome 14, Bfl_VNyyK, whole genome shotgun sequence genome. Proteins encoded here:
- the LOC118430159 gene encoding uncharacterized protein LOC118430159 encodes the protein MLFGAGSVCTMCEHRLVSVDDIVTSRMHLRDREALSRRGKCCRIFSILLLAAVPIVGMLVQSSLIVHDTMREKDSAEAVSGEISLGTEMGLVAVSLAVERGTTVLYVGSGSDPLVYNRLTQMYKMTDEAIEALTKWSSVPNDSPWQFRSGTNLHKYVREHRQELLSNQTSVEEQIQFYTTINAFLISHLGQTVRKADKSDLWMKVIAYHMIILSQEYAGLERAIGSIFFAKGHLLKEEANMYNKVKFYAMSYFEMALKYSTEIADMFDGQYRNSTLEKTLTTQRQQIQSGDAVASPTTEAGVQWFDNMTSYIGILQSMEGMLSENILTDLQTQVQAGSTKVTLNVVILIAMMIVSPPIVYGVYKMASDMQSIACRLKDLTHELECDREKAEILLGQIFPKCIANQMKENNAVPAKYFKTVTVMFSSIVGFADISAMMSPHQVVDVLNRLYHTFDSVIDDYDVTKVESSGGVYQVVSGLPSANGDRHAGEIASLALRFMAVAKNFNPLLVSCKIRLRIGIHTGPCVAGVVGYNRPRYYVFGHTVNIAQKLESTSEANRIQVSCHTMRTLTSQGGFTVIPRTDTPMAIKDLMPDNYRRTFWLISQQQPSPPAQEKKDIFVVPCKETPGNGVVAFQDNFKGIV